One region of Triticum aestivum cultivar Chinese Spring chromosome 6B, IWGSC CS RefSeq v2.1, whole genome shotgun sequence genomic DNA includes:
- the LOC123135392 gene encoding ferredoxin--NADP reductase, leaf isozyme 2, chloroplastic yields the protein MAAQLTAALPSYSPAATKAAGGSSASCTASHFLAYPTRRLRNGVRAQVSTTEPTAEPAPAAPAKPAKISKKQDEGVVTNKYRPKEPYVGRCLLNTRLTGDNAPGETWHMVFSTEGEVPYREGQSIGVIADGEDKNGKPHKLRLYSIASSALGDFGDSKTVSLCVKRLVYTNDAGEVVKGVCSNFLCDLKPGSEVKITGPVGKEMLMPKDPNATIIMLATGTGIAPFRSFLWKMFFEEHEDYKFNGLAWLFLGVPTSDTLLYKEEFEKMVEIGGENFRLDFAVSREQTNAAGEKMYIQTRMAEYKEELWELLKKDNTYVYMCGLKGMEKGIDDIMVDLAAKDGIDWIDYKKQLKKAEQWNVEVY from the exons ATGGCCGCCCAGCTCACAGCCGCTCTACCATCCTACTCCCCggccgccaccaaggccgccggcGGCTCGTCGGCGTCCTGCACCGCCAGCCACTTCCTGGCCTACCCGACCCGCCGGCTCCGCAATGGCGTGCGCGCGCAGGTGTCCACGACCGAGCCGACCGCGGAGCCGGCCCCCGCGGCGCCGGCCAAGCCGGCGAAGATCTCCAAGAAGCAGGACGAGGGGGTGGTGACCAACAAGTACCGCCCCAAGGAGCCCTACGTGGGGCGGTGCCTGCTCAACACCCGGCTCACCGGCGACAACGCGCCGGGGGAGACCTGGCACATGGTGTTCAGCACCGAGGGGGAGGTGCCGTACCGGGAGGGGCAGTCCATCGGCGTGATCGCCGACGGCGAGGACAAGAACGGGAAGCCGCACAAGCTGCGGCTCTACTCCATCGCCAGCAGCGCGCTGGGGGACTTCGGGGACTCCAAGACCGTGTCGCTCTGCGTCAAGCGCCTCGTCTACACCAACGACGCCGGGGAGGTCGTCAAGGGCGTCTGCTCCAACTTCCTCT GTGACCTGAAGCCGGGTTCAGAAGTGAAGATCACTGGGCCGGTGGGCAAGGAGATGCTCATGCCCAAGGACCCCAACGCAACCATCATCATG CTCGCGACGGGTACGGGTATCGCGCCGTTCCGCTCCTTCCTCTGGAAGATGTTCTTCGAGGAGCACGAGGACTACAAG TTCAATGGCCTGGCATGGCTCTTCCTGGGAGTCCCCACAAGTGACACTCTGCTCTACAAGGAG GAGTTTGAGAAGATGGTGGAGATCGGCGGGGAGAACTTCCGGCTGGACTTCGCGGTGAGCCGGGAGCAGACGAACGCGGCGGGGGAGAAGATGTACATCCAGACGCGGATGGCCGAGTACAAGGAGGAGCTctgggagctgctcaagaaggacaaCACCTACGTCTACATGTGCGGGCTCAAGGGCATGGAGAAGGGCATCGACGACATCATGGTCGACCTCGCCGCCAAGGACG GGATCGACTGGATCGACTACAAGAAGCAGCTCAAGAAGGCCGAGCAGTGGAACGTCGAAGTCTACTGA